In Streptomyces sp. NBC_00414, a single window of DNA contains:
- a CDS encoding DUF5980 family protein, which translates to MKRNHQGAGLLLGLLSVLTLMLVGSSPASASTSTWTLEAEGQRICVSPQYGWPNTYAFAPVTGSWSSVIHLEVRNLPPGSSSTGGAIYPGTNHHLPDGSLVINGFVGLSFAPAPAGEYTAEIRATDGRHTESDPLLLVFRDGC; encoded by the coding sequence ATGAAAAGAAACCATCAAGGGGCCGGGTTGCTCCTTGGTCTGTTATCGGTTCTCACCTTGATGCTCGTCGGCTCGTCCCCTGCCTCGGCCTCGACCTCGACCTGGACGTTGGAGGCCGAGGGCCAGCGGATATGCGTCTCTCCGCAGTACGGGTGGCCCAACACCTACGCGTTCGCCCCGGTCACCGGGAGCTGGTCGAGTGTGATCCACCTTGAGGTCAGGAACCTGCCCCCCGGCTCCTCCAGCACGGGCGGGGCCATTTACCCCGGGACCAACCATCACCTCCCCGACGGCTCCCTCGTCATCAACGGCTTCGTCGGGCTGTCGTTCGCACCGGCACCGGCAGGCGAGTACACCGCCGAGATCCGGGCCACCGACGGCCGGCACACCGAATCCGACCCCCTGCTGCTCGTCTTCCGCGACGGATGCTGA